The following coding sequences are from one Planctomonas sp. JC2975 window:
- a CDS encoding extracellular solute-binding protein, whose amino-acid sequence MKKRAVKVAVLIASISTIAALTGCTSSGTGNAADQSKADPKAKVTITVGDEPTADKKADRANFLKQVDQFEKMYPNITVKPTTEYWQAQSFQAKLAGGTLPDTMNVSLTYSKQLIANGQLPNMTPYLKQIGLLQDLNPLALKNVQDDKGDVYTIPYGLFSVGIAYNRKIFTEAGLDPNKPPTTWDEVRQDAKAIHDKVPNVAGYAQLTTNNTGGWMLTTMTYSMGGTVTDKAGKKSTMGAQTEEALQALHDMRWTDGSMGSQFLYNQDDIRKAFSAGKIGMVLQAPDIYNQAVHLYGMNPDDFGEGALPQANGTNGTLTGGTIAMFNAKASPNQLLAAAKWVKFMNFQQYFDKDLAIANAKASGADGSAVGTPGLPPVTQKVYDRYMGWIKDQINVPLDQFKGYTASTLPLVPEPADAQDTYATLDPVVQKVLTDQNADIKSLVSTAATTINRTLAQQR is encoded by the coding sequence ATGAAGAAACGAGCAGTCAAGGTCGCTGTGCTGATCGCCTCCATCAGCACGATCGCGGCGCTGACCGGATGCACGAGTTCGGGCACCGGCAATGCCGCCGACCAGAGCAAGGCCGACCCCAAGGCGAAGGTCACCATCACCGTCGGCGACGAGCCGACGGCGGACAAGAAGGCCGACCGCGCCAACTTCCTGAAGCAGGTCGACCAGTTCGAGAAGATGTACCCGAACATCACGGTCAAGCCGACCACGGAGTACTGGCAGGCGCAGTCGTTCCAGGCGAAGCTCGCCGGCGGCACCCTGCCCGACACGATGAACGTGTCGCTCACCTACAGCAAGCAGCTCATCGCCAACGGGCAGCTGCCGAACATGACGCCCTACCTGAAGCAGATCGGTCTGCTGCAGGATCTCAACCCGCTCGCTCTGAAGAACGTTCAGGACGACAAGGGCGACGTCTACACGATTCCTTACGGCCTGTTCTCGGTCGGGATCGCCTACAACCGCAAGATCTTCACCGAAGCGGGTCTCGACCCGAACAAACCGCCGACGACGTGGGACGAGGTGCGTCAGGATGCCAAGGCGATCCACGACAAGGTGCCGAACGTCGCCGGTTACGCCCAGTTGACGACCAATAACACGGGCGGCTGGATGCTCACCACCATGACCTACAGCATGGGCGGAACCGTCACCGACAAGGCCGGCAAGAAGTCGACCATGGGTGCGCAGACCGAGGAGGCCCTGCAGGCGCTGCACGACATGCGCTGGACCGATGGTTCGATGGGCAGCCAGTTCCTGTACAACCAGGACGACATCCGCAAGGCGTTCTCCGCCGGCAAGATCGGCATGGTGCTCCAGGCACCGGACATCTACAACCAGGCTGTGCACCTCTACGGCATGAACCCGGACGACTTCGGCGAGGGTGCCCTGCCGCAGGCCAACGGCACCAACGGAACGCTCACCGGCGGCACGATCGCCATGTTCAACGCGAAGGCGTCACCGAACCAGCTGCTCGCCGCGGCGAAGTGGGTGAAGTTCATGAACTTCCAGCAGTACTTCGACAAGGATCTCGCCATCGCGAACGCCAAGGCATCGGGAGCCGACGGCTCCGCGGTAGGAACACCGGGACTGCCGCCGGTGACCCAGAAGGTCTACGACCGGTACATGGGCTGGATCAAGGATCAGATCAACGTGCCCCTCGACCAGTTCAAGGGATACACCGCATCGACGCTGCCGCTCGTCCCTGAGCCCGCGGACGCCCAGGACACCTACGCAACGCTCGATCCCGTGGTGCAGAAAGTGCTGACGGATCAGAACGCCGACATCAAGTCGCTGGTCTCGACTGCCGCCACGACCATCAACCGGACGCTCGCGCAGCAGCGCTGA
- a CDS encoding TIM-barrel domain-containing protein: protein MKKRLSRGRGRTRLALLIAGVLAAVPAIAVSAAPAAAASDDAVLLTTHSTGYTENGTWATARDASYGGIQPRYSRTAGDTATWTTSVPTTGRYTVAVYYQSSTDNGRHVGYSWSGQTGGALDFDQSKGGGGWTTLGTAQIDSGSAFTFTVTASTGQAVTNTALGAITRADALRLTPTGPACDTVTTPAAPAKTSMQRFGGYALKQEGSTARVETTKWAMNVDRDGFRYSFERNGKQVAGANQTTGLVLGLNSTELCSAVSASVKGADAKGVTFSVLFSNGRTATVHVAADADTAKLSVTPDDGKSSVIRAQLAGGMNPAYGLGDLGGTSSDLNVYGIKNLDFYAQTSSATTSMRFVSNFTVFPDRGFGQVAFDNGHLAVQIDDSATLLGVTGTSMASLDYFFGDMATVYKAYSNARHAAGYPDAKPDYNFFGVGYESYGALAYNTNQQTIEASVQKYLDEGYPISWAVTGSGFWPYVGDAQGTTSSFGMWGSKYPDPDAYKAFFSDRGINLILGLRQSFPALPSAGGTYDPAKDGPWVQEGLDKGYFIKNADGTPRTFSTISFPSGRVYLVDPDNPAAVEWFVQNEELWGAQGFKEDHMFDATANDFADNALVNAIDEALVKAGEQVMVRNSAYSVPGSILRENDTDYNQGPKDRDRTVVNGLAFAASGEANFYPDIVGGRPMSDLETNADKQKYLTRNAMMAAVSPAMSFGNEPWRMSDESLRAATVKAAQWHAEYQPYIYSAAVDSWRTGYPSTATPLPIAYPTDTNTYDLVSYSAKQYEWMMGPSLLVAPLYGSDTGTAMARDVYLPAGQWMDIETGERFTGPTTIHDYAQPFGKVPAFVGGTGILVHTTATGEKSTTVSSSVSAQVFPVAQRGAAYTYTAADGKTMSTITAMNTKWNAKSIVVRVDGKGKPVPFTVDKTTGAIQFPIVAGANYVVSDKGGSGDQGNQGSQGNQGDQGDQGNQQ, encoded by the coding sequence ATGAAGAAACGCCTATCGCGAGGGCGGGGGCGCACGCGCCTCGCCCTCCTGATCGCTGGGGTGCTGGCAGCAGTGCCGGCGATAGCCGTCTCGGCTGCACCGGCCGCTGCGGCATCCGACGACGCCGTACTCCTCACGACGCATTCGACCGGGTACACGGAGAACGGCACGTGGGCGACCGCGCGGGATGCGAGCTACGGCGGAATCCAGCCTCGCTATAGCCGCACGGCAGGCGACACAGCGACCTGGACGACGAGCGTGCCCACCACGGGGCGCTACACCGTCGCCGTCTACTACCAGAGCTCGACGGACAACGGCAGGCACGTCGGCTACTCGTGGTCAGGCCAGACCGGGGGAGCGCTGGACTTCGATCAGAGCAAGGGCGGAGGCGGGTGGACGACTCTCGGGACAGCCCAGATCGATTCGGGGTCGGCCTTCACCTTCACCGTCACGGCCAGTACCGGTCAGGCCGTGACGAATACGGCACTCGGCGCGATCACGCGGGCAGACGCCCTGCGGCTGACGCCGACCGGGCCCGCCTGCGACACGGTCACCACGCCGGCGGCGCCCGCCAAGACATCCATGCAGCGCTTCGGCGGCTACGCGTTGAAGCAGGAAGGCTCAACCGCCCGCGTCGAGACGACGAAGTGGGCGATGAACGTCGACCGTGACGGATTCCGCTACTCGTTCGAGCGCAATGGCAAGCAGGTCGCCGGCGCGAACCAGACGACGGGGCTCGTGCTCGGCTTGAACTCCACGGAGTTGTGCAGCGCAGTGTCGGCATCGGTGAAGGGAGCCGATGCGAAGGGCGTGACCTTCTCCGTGCTGTTCTCCAACGGTCGGACGGCCACCGTGCACGTCGCCGCCGACGCCGACACCGCGAAGCTCTCCGTCACGCCCGATGACGGAAAGTCCAGCGTCATCCGCGCACAGCTCGCGGGCGGGATGAACCCGGCCTACGGTCTCGGCGATCTGGGCGGCACGAGCAGCGACCTCAACGTCTACGGCATCAAGAACCTCGACTTCTACGCCCAGACCTCGTCGGCGACGACGAGCATGCGGTTCGTCTCGAACTTCACGGTCTTCCCGGATCGCGGATTCGGGCAGGTCGCGTTCGACAACGGCCACCTCGCCGTGCAGATCGACGACTCGGCGACGCTCCTCGGCGTCACGGGCACGTCGATGGCCTCCCTCGACTACTTCTTCGGCGACATGGCCACCGTCTACAAGGCGTACTCGAACGCGCGGCACGCCGCCGGATATCCGGATGCGAAGCCGGACTACAACTTCTTCGGCGTCGGCTACGAGTCGTACGGCGCGCTCGCATACAACACGAACCAGCAGACCATCGAGGCCTCCGTGCAGAAGTACCTCGACGAGGGGTATCCGATCAGCTGGGCCGTCACCGGATCCGGCTTCTGGCCTTACGTCGGCGACGCGCAGGGCACCACGTCGAGCTTCGGCATGTGGGGATCGAAGTATCCGGATCCGGATGCCTACAAGGCGTTCTTCTCCGACCGGGGCATCAACCTCATCCTCGGCCTGCGGCAGTCGTTCCCCGCGCTCCCGTCCGCCGGCGGCACGTACGACCCGGCGAAGGACGGTCCGTGGGTGCAGGAGGGCCTCGACAAGGGCTACTTCATCAAGAATGCGGATGGCACTCCCCGCACGTTCTCGACCATCTCGTTCCCGAGCGGACGCGTATACCTCGTCGATCCCGACAACCCGGCGGCGGTCGAGTGGTTCGTGCAGAACGAGGAGCTGTGGGGAGCGCAGGGCTTCAAGGAAGACCACATGTTCGACGCGACGGCGAACGACTTCGCCGACAACGCCCTGGTCAACGCCATCGACGAGGCGCTCGTGAAGGCCGGCGAGCAGGTCATGGTGCGCAACAGCGCCTACTCGGTGCCGGGGTCGATCCTGCGCGAGAACGACACCGACTACAACCAGGGTCCGAAGGATCGCGACCGCACCGTCGTCAACGGCCTCGCGTTCGCCGCGAGCGGCGAGGCGAACTTCTATCCGGACATCGTCGGCGGACGGCCGATGAGCGACCTGGAGACCAATGCCGACAAGCAGAAGTATCTCACCCGCAACGCGATGATGGCCGCCGTCTCGCCCGCCATGTCCTTCGGCAACGAGCCGTGGAGGATGAGCGACGAGTCCCTGCGGGCCGCAACGGTCAAGGCCGCCCAGTGGCACGCCGAGTACCAGCCGTACATCTATTCGGCCGCCGTCGACTCGTGGCGAACGGGGTATCCGTCCACGGCGACTCCGCTGCCGATCGCCTATCCGACCGACACGAACACGTACGACCTCGTGTCGTACAGCGCGAAGCAGTACGAGTGGATGATGGGTCCGTCGTTGCTCGTGGCTCCGTTATACGGCAGCGACACCGGGACGGCGATGGCTCGTGACGTGTATCTGCCAGCCGGTCAGTGGATGGACATCGAGACAGGGGAGCGGTTCACCGGTCCGACCACCATTCACGACTACGCGCAGCCCTTCGGGAAGGTCCCGGCCTTCGTGGGCGGGACGGGCATCCTGGTGCACACGACGGCGACGGGCGAGAAATCCACGACGGTGTCGTCTTCCGTCTCGGCACAGGTGTTTCCGGTCGCCCAGCGCGGTGCCGCCTACACCTACACGGCTGCCGACGGGAAGACGATGTCGACCATCACGGCGATGAACACGAAGTGGAACGCCAAGTCGATCGTCGTGCGCGTCGACGGCAAGGGAAAGCCGGTTCCGTTCACGGTGGACAAGACGACCGGGGCCATCCAGTTCCCGATCGTCGCAGGAGCGAACTACGTCGTCTCCGACAAGGGCGGCTCCGGCGACCAGGGGAACCAGGGGAGCCAGGGGAACCAGGGCGACCAGGGCGACCAGGGGAACCAGCAGTAA
- a CDS encoding FAD-dependent oxidoreductase — translation MRHHPTASSQQAAPDGRLPHPIAILDQEVMYQQTVEHDITIIGGGLAGVSAAISAARLGKSVALVGNRPVLGGNSSSEVRVWVVGATAHGVQRFARETGVIGELYVENQYRNPDGNPIHWDEVVLDAVRAEPNIRLFLNTDVRDIVMGEADGHPVIVSARGWTMGSEIETTFVSPLFFDCTGDGLIGHLAGAEYRLGREAREEYGEEWAPESADREFLGSTLLFYTKDAGHPVEFVPPESTKDITQTPIPVSRVIRSGDTGAHYWWIEWGGELDIVQDNERIRDELRSVIFGVWDYIKNSGRFDADTLDLEWVGSMPGKREYRRFLGDHVLTQNDILDQTEFPDAVGFGGWSIDLHPVEGMYAKEAGAHQRYSDGIYGIPFRSYYSRTVANLMFAGRDISASHVAFGSSRVMATCAVGGEVIGTAGALALDLGVSPRRLADSHADELRQLLLKQDASVFGVVNTDPLDKARTARVTASSRLRDVDPDAVSPHAECAMIPLDADLALVLPVDPAIEEADVLLSVPRDMTLDVSLWTTGKPQNWVPVVLERELTVDVAGADAPQWVSIPVQWRPERPENLVLVLGSAEGVEVHARVAQVPGVLALPHKPGADGDANVAVETAEPVVAWPARPLRGTSARIRLSPPTEAFAPEKAVGGYQRPYGGPQLWVSEPSDFAEAEWLRLDWDAQQTIDTVDLVFDDDVDVELNTLHHHRTPDRIFPELARDYAVDVLDGDGWREVVTVRDNRRRHRRHAIEPVSTRAMRVRILATNGAQQARIVSLRSY, via the coding sequence GCGATCAGTGCCGCGCGCCTCGGCAAGTCAGTCGCGCTCGTCGGGAACCGTCCGGTTCTCGGCGGCAACTCGTCGTCCGAGGTGCGGGTGTGGGTCGTCGGAGCGACAGCCCACGGCGTGCAGCGATTCGCGCGGGAGACGGGCGTGATCGGTGAGCTCTACGTCGAGAACCAGTACCGCAACCCGGACGGCAATCCCATCCACTGGGACGAGGTCGTGCTCGACGCTGTGCGTGCCGAGCCGAACATCCGGCTGTTCCTGAACACCGACGTTCGCGACATCGTCATGGGCGAGGCGGACGGGCATCCGGTCATCGTCAGCGCTCGTGGCTGGACCATGGGCTCTGAGATCGAGACCACTTTCGTGAGTCCGCTCTTCTTCGACTGCACGGGCGACGGACTGATCGGGCACCTTGCGGGCGCCGAGTACCGGCTCGGCCGGGAGGCGCGCGAGGAGTACGGCGAGGAATGGGCGCCGGAGTCGGCCGACCGCGAGTTCCTCGGATCCACCCTGCTCTTCTACACGAAGGATGCCGGGCATCCGGTCGAGTTCGTTCCGCCGGAGTCCACCAAGGACATCACGCAGACACCCATCCCTGTGTCGCGCGTGATCCGAAGCGGCGACACCGGCGCGCACTACTGGTGGATCGAGTGGGGCGGCGAGCTCGACATCGTGCAGGACAACGAACGGATCAGGGACGAGCTGCGCTCGGTCATCTTCGGCGTCTGGGACTACATCAAGAACTCGGGCAGGTTCGATGCCGACACCCTCGACCTCGAGTGGGTGGGATCGATGCCGGGCAAGCGCGAGTACCGCCGGTTCCTCGGCGACCACGTGCTCACGCAGAACGACATCCTCGATCAGACCGAGTTCCCCGACGCGGTGGGCTTCGGGGGATGGTCCATCGACCTGCATCCGGTCGAGGGCATGTACGCGAAGGAAGCCGGGGCGCACCAGCGCTATTCGGACGGCATCTACGGCATCCCGTTCCGCAGCTACTACTCCCGCACCGTCGCCAACCTGATGTTCGCGGGGCGGGACATCTCAGCCTCGCACGTCGCATTCGGATCCAGTCGCGTCATGGCGACGTGCGCCGTGGGCGGGGAGGTCATCGGGACGGCCGGAGCGCTCGCGCTCGACCTCGGGGTGAGCCCTCGCAGGCTCGCGGACTCGCACGCCGACGAGCTCAGGCAGCTGCTGCTGAAGCAGGACGCCTCGGTGTTCGGTGTCGTGAACACCGACCCGCTCGACAAGGCACGCACGGCACGGGTGACGGCATCAAGCAGGCTGCGAGACGTCGATCCGGATGCGGTGAGTCCGCACGCCGAGTGCGCCATGATCCCTCTGGACGCCGATCTCGCACTCGTCCTCCCCGTCGACCCGGCGATCGAGGAGGCGGACGTGCTGCTCAGCGTACCCCGGGACATGACGCTCGATGTGTCGCTCTGGACGACCGGCAAGCCGCAGAACTGGGTCCCGGTCGTTCTCGAGCGCGAGCTCACCGTCGACGTTGCAGGAGCGGATGCGCCGCAGTGGGTGAGCATCCCCGTGCAGTGGCGGCCGGAACGACCCGAGAACCTGGTCCTGGTGCTCGGCTCTGCGGAAGGCGTCGAGGTGCACGCCCGGGTCGCGCAGGTGCCGGGGGTGCTCGCGCTGCCGCACAAGCCGGGCGCGGACGGCGACGCGAACGTCGCCGTCGAGACGGCGGAGCCCGTCGTCGCTTGGCCCGCCAGACCGCTGCGCGGCACGAGCGCCCGGATTCGCCTGAGCCCCCCGACCGAGGCCTTCGCGCCGGAGAAGGCGGTGGGCGGATACCAACGGCCGTATGGCGGGCCGCAGCTCTGGGTCTCCGAGCCCAGCGACTTCGCAGAGGCGGAGTGGCTTCGACTCGACTGGGATGCGCAGCAGACGATCGACACCGTCGACCTCGTGTTCGACGACGACGTCGACGTCGAGCTGAACACCCTGCACCACCACCGCACGCCCGATCGGATCTTCCCTGAGCTCGCCCGCGACTATGCCGTCGACGTGCTCGACGGCGACGGATGGCGTGAGGTCGTCACCGTGCGCGACAACCGTCGCCGGCACCGCCGGCATGCGATCGAGCCCGTGAGCACGCGCGCGATGCGGGTGCGCATTCTCGCGACGAACGGCGCCCAGCAGGCCAGGATCGTCTCCCTTCGCAGCTACTGA